One window of Neptuniibacter halophilus genomic DNA carries:
- a CDS encoding DUF501 domain-containing protein, whose translation MINPSEQQLDLIRQQLGREPRGLAGIAVQSDQGVPIVLQMQALVDDKPFPTLFWLSSKDVYQMIAEIETAGAVKLLEQELAEDETLRAAHLADQQRYVDLRWATVTPEQEARIESLGFRHLYDQYGIGGISQWDKIRCLHMQYAYHLAEGSTIGRLLDERYGLDQKLQQIRL comes from the coding sequence TTGATCAACCCTTCCGAACAACAACTTGACCTGATCCGGCAGCAGCTTGGCCGTGAACCCCGTGGCCTTGCCGGTATCGCTGTGCAGAGTGATCAGGGCGTACCGATTGTGCTGCAGATGCAGGCCTTAGTCGATGATAAGCCGTTTCCCACCCTGTTCTGGCTCTCCAGTAAAGATGTCTATCAGATGATTGCTGAGATTGAGACGGCAGGCGCGGTAAAATTGCTGGAACAGGAGTTGGCAGAAGATGAGACGCTGCGTGCGGCTCATCTGGCTGATCAGCAGCGCTATGTGGATCTGCGCTGGGCAACCGTGACCCCGGAGCAGGAGGCGCGTATCGAATCCCTCGGCTTCCGGCATCTGTATGACCAGTACGGCATCGGTGGCATATCCCAGTGGGACAAAATTCGCTGTTTGCATATGCAGTACGCTTACCATCTGGCCGAAGGCAGCACCATCGGACGTTTGCTGGATGAGCGTTACGGTCTGGATCAGAAACTGCAGCAGATAAGGCTTTAG
- a CDS encoding YfhL family 4Fe-4S dicluster ferredoxin codes for MALIITDECINCDVCEPECPNEAISPGDEIYEIEPSKCTECVGHYDTPQCVEVCPVDCIPKDPDHEETEAQLMEKYKQLTGQ; via the coding sequence ATGGCATTGATCATTACTGACGAATGCATCAACTGTGATGTATGTGAGCCGGAATGCCCTAACGAGGCAATCTCTCCGGGTGATGAAATTTACGAGATCGAACCATCCAAGTGTACTGAGTGCGTAGGCCACTACGACACTCCACAGTGTGTTGAGGTTTGCCCGGTTGACTGTATCCCTAAAGATCCGGATCACGAAGAAACCGAAGCTCAGCTGATGGAAAAGTACAAGCAGCTGACCGGCCAGTAA
- a CDS encoding SDR family oxidoreductase: protein MQQKTILIAGCGDVGSKLGQQLLQQGHNVVGLRRNINQLPQGIQGISADLGQLDTLQQALSEIQQCDILVYSAAASSHDEAGYQSAYLQGMRNLLQALPVQPQHLFFTSSSGVYHQDDHGWVDETSPCHPQSFSGRIMLQAEQAVAQASVPSTVVRFTGIYGPGRNHLLNRVRRGDVAPQEPPQYSNRIHRDDCTGVLNHLINLHFNGQALLDCYLATDDEPVTMHEVTHWLAETLGSEILTTTASRRAGSKRCSNQRLKDSGYKFIYPDFRSGYRELIHSQ from the coding sequence ATGCAACAGAAAACCATCCTTATCGCGGGGTGTGGCGACGTCGGATCCAAACTCGGACAGCAGCTACTACAACAAGGGCACAACGTTGTGGGCCTGCGACGTAATATAAACCAGCTTCCCCAAGGCATCCAAGGGATAAGCGCTGATCTGGGGCAATTAGACACGCTGCAACAAGCGCTTAGCGAGATTCAGCAGTGCGATATTCTGGTCTACAGCGCAGCAGCATCGAGTCACGATGAAGCCGGTTATCAATCTGCCTATCTGCAGGGTATGCGCAACCTGTTACAGGCCCTGCCGGTTCAGCCGCAGCATCTGTTCTTTACCTCCAGCAGCGGGGTCTACCATCAGGATGATCACGGCTGGGTCGATGAAACCAGCCCCTGCCACCCGCAATCGTTCTCTGGCCGGATCATGCTGCAGGCCGAGCAGGCGGTAGCGCAGGCCTCCGTGCCGTCCACGGTCGTGCGCTTCACCGGTATCTATGGCCCGGGACGAAACCATCTGCTCAACCGGGTACGCCGCGGTGATGTGGCCCCACAAGAGCCGCCACAGTACAGCAACCGGATTCACCGTGATGACTGTACCGGCGTGCTTAACCACCTGATCAATCTGCACTTTAACGGACAGGCCCTGCTCGACTGCTATCTGGCTACCGACGATGAACCGGTGACCATGCATGAGGTGACACACTGGCTGGCTGAAACGCTGGGCAGCGAGATTCTCACCACCACAGCCAGTCGGCGGGCGGGCAGCAAACGCTGCAGCAACCAGCGGCTGAAGGATTCCGGCTATAAGTTTATCTACCCGGATTTCCGCAGCGGCTATCGCGAGCTGATTCACAGCCAGTAA
- the recG gene encoding ATP-dependent DNA helicase RecG, whose translation MTLALAEIPVSELKGVGAALELKLHNLGIRTLQDLLFHLPLRYQDRTRILPIGSLRPGDECVIEGEVKLADISKGRRRSLLCRIQDGTGSLTLRFFHFSAAQKNNLRPGVRLRCFGEARAGANGLEIVHPEYRRVDSDELVPVEEHLTPVYPTTEGLHQNRLRSLTDQALEYLKRGALQELVPESLRQGWQFPGLDDAMQYLHRPPVDANQPLLLEGMHPAQRRLAFEELMAHHLSLLKLRQKTREKGAPELPGDGSLKRAFLDALPFPLTGAQSRVADEVAKDLSQAFPMLRLVQGDVGSGKTVVAALAAIQSVESGLQAAVMAPTEILAEQHYHNFSQWLEPLGVKVAWLAGKLKGKQRQAQLELIRSGEARVVVGTHALFQEEVVFSDLGLVVIDEQHRFGVHQRLSLREKGRNGKLAPHQLIMTATPIPRTLTMSAYADLDCSVIDELPPGRTPVSTVVIADSRRDQVIERVRSACAEKRQVYWVCTLIEESEALQCQAAEVTEQQLAEALPELRIGLVHGRMKPAEKAEVMGRFKAAELDLLVATTVIEVGVDVPNASVMIIENPERLGLAQLHQLRGRVGRGSVESFCVLMYHAPLSNQGRQRLAVMRETTDGFRIAEKDLELRGPGEVLGTRQTGVMQFRMADLQRDSDLLTRVKTLAGQMQAWPDHAEALVERWLGRGEDYGNV comes from the coding sequence ATGACCCTTGCTCTTGCCGAGATTCCGGTCAGTGAACTGAAAGGGGTCGGTGCTGCGCTGGAGTTAAAGCTGCACAACCTGGGGATCCGTACCCTGCAGGATCTTCTGTTTCACCTGCCTCTGCGCTATCAGGACCGGACCCGGATTCTGCCGATCGGCTCGCTGCGCCCCGGTGATGAGTGTGTGATTGAGGGCGAGGTTAAACTGGCCGATATCAGTAAAGGCCGGCGTCGCAGCCTGCTTTGCCGGATTCAGGATGGCACCGGCAGTCTGACTCTGCGTTTTTTCCATTTTTCTGCCGCACAAAAGAACAACCTGCGACCGGGTGTACGCCTGCGCTGTTTTGGCGAAGCCCGTGCCGGTGCTAACGGGCTGGAAATTGTTCACCCTGAATACCGCCGGGTCGACAGCGATGAACTGGTGCCGGTTGAAGAGCATCTGACCCCGGTCTATCCCACCACCGAAGGGCTGCATCAGAACCGGCTGCGAAGTCTGACTGATCAGGCACTGGAATATCTCAAACGTGGTGCGCTGCAGGAACTGGTACCTGAATCCTTACGGCAGGGCTGGCAGTTTCCCGGCCTCGATGATGCTATGCAGTACCTGCACCGCCCCCCGGTGGATGCAAATCAGCCTCTGCTGCTGGAAGGGATGCACCCGGCACAGCGCCGGCTGGCTTTTGAAGAGCTGATGGCCCATCACCTGTCCCTGTTGAAACTGCGGCAGAAAACCCGTGAGAAAGGCGCGCCTGAGTTACCCGGAGATGGCTCGCTGAAGCGGGCTTTCCTTGATGCATTGCCGTTTCCTCTGACGGGTGCGCAAAGCCGGGTGGCGGACGAGGTGGCTAAGGATCTGTCCCAGGCCTTTCCTATGTTGCGTCTGGTGCAGGGGGATGTAGGTTCAGGTAAAACTGTGGTGGCTGCGCTGGCAGCGATCCAGTCGGTAGAGAGCGGATTGCAGGCGGCAGTGATGGCTCCCACCGAGATTCTGGCGGAGCAGCATTACCATAATTTCAGCCAGTGGCTGGAGCCGCTGGGGGTTAAAGTTGCGTGGCTGGCGGGTAAATTAAAAGGTAAACAGCGTCAGGCACAACTGGAACTGATTCGCAGCGGAGAAGCCCGGGTTGTGGTGGGCACCCATGCGCTGTTTCAGGAGGAGGTCGTGTTTTCCGATCTGGGGCTGGTGGTGATTGATGAACAGCACCGCTTTGGTGTGCATCAGCGCCTTTCGCTGCGGGAGAAAGGGCGCAACGGTAAGCTGGCGCCGCACCAGTTGATTATGACCGCGACACCCATTCCACGAACCCTGACGATGAGTGCCTACGCCGATCTGGACTGCTCGGTCATTGATGAGTTGCCGCCGGGGCGGACACCGGTCAGCACCGTGGTGATCGCCGACAGCCGTCGCGATCAGGTGATTGAGCGGGTGCGCAGCGCCTGTGCCGAAAAGCGTCAGGTGTACTGGGTCTGTACCCTGATCGAAGAGTCTGAGGCGTTGCAGTGTCAGGCGGCCGAAGTCACCGAACAGCAGTTGGCTGAAGCGCTGCCGGAACTGCGTATCGGACTGGTCCACGGGCGCATGAAACCCGCCGAAAAAGCTGAAGTAATGGGCCGTTTTAAGGCGGCGGAGCTGGATCTGCTGGTGGCGACGACGGTGATTGAAGTCGGGGTGGATGTACCCAACGCCAGCGTGATGATTATTGAGAACCCTGAGCGGCTGGGTTTAGCCCAGTTACATCAGTTACGCGGCCGGGTCGGGCGTGGCTCGGTGGAGAGCTTCTGTGTGCTGATGTACCATGCGCCGCTGTCTAATCAGGGCCGGCAGCGACTGGCGGTGATGCGTGAAACCACCGATGGTTTCCGGATTGCAGAGAAAGATCTGGAGCTGCGCGGCCCCGGCGAGGTGCTGGGGACCCGGCAGACCGGTGTGATGCAGTTCCGTATGGCGGATCTGCAACGGGATTCTGACCTGCTGACCCGGGTTAAAACGCTGGCCGGGCAGATGCAGGCATGGCCTGACCACGCAGAAGCGCTGGTAGAGCGCTGGCTTGGCCGGGGTGAAGATTATGGTAATGTCTGA
- a CDS encoding hydrogen peroxide-inducible genes activator, with protein sequence MTLTELRYIVTLAREQHFGHAAEKCFVSQPTLSIAVKKLEEELGVALFERSKNSVRVTPVGEKVVQQAQRVLEQADTIRDLAQEGKDQLKSPLRVGAIYTIGPYLFPHLVSEVQKLAPEMPLYIEENFTENLRQKIRNGELDAVILALPFHEPDILTRPLYEEDFEMLMPKGHPWSEQESISSEDLPSTPLLLLGEGHCFRDQVLESCPTLTQALHDQHTITEGSSLETIRMMVGSGLGCSVLPQSAVYGPSRSDMVVTRPFREPVPQRTVGVAWRASFPRPQAIDVLVDAISRFEPAGNQ encoded by the coding sequence ATGACCCTTACTGAACTGCGTTATATCGTTACCCTTGCCCGCGAGCAGCACTTTGGCCACGCGGCTGAAAAGTGTTTTGTCAGCCAGCCGACCCTGTCGATTGCGGTTAAAAAGCTTGAAGAAGAGCTGGGCGTAGCCCTGTTTGAACGCAGCAAAAACTCCGTGCGGGTAACGCCGGTGGGTGAAAAGGTGGTACAGCAGGCTCAACGGGTACTGGAACAGGCAGATACAATCAGGGATCTGGCCCAGGAGGGTAAAGATCAGTTGAAGAGTCCGCTCCGGGTTGGCGCTATCTACACGATTGGCCCCTACCTGTTTCCCCATCTGGTTTCTGAAGTCCAGAAGCTGGCGCCGGAGATGCCGCTGTATATCGAGGAAAACTTTACCGAAAATCTGCGCCAGAAGATCCGCAACGGTGAGCTGGATGCCGTGATTCTGGCGTTGCCGTTCCATGAGCCGGATATTCTGACCCGGCCGCTCTACGAAGAAGACTTTGAAATGCTGATGCCTAAGGGCCATCCCTGGAGCGAGCAGGAGTCGATCAGCAGTGAAGATCTGCCAAGTACGCCGTTGCTGTTGCTGGGCGAGGGGCACTGTTTCCGTGATCAGGTACTTGAGTCCTGTCCTACGCTGACTCAGGCGTTGCATGATCAGCATACGATTACCGAAGGCAGCTCTCTGGAGACGATCCGCATGATGGTGGGTTCTGGTCTTGGCTGTTCTGTTCTGCCGCAGTCGGCTGTTTACGGGCCTTCCCGTTCCGATATGGTGGTGACCCGTCCGTTCCGCGAGCCGGTGCCGCAACGTACAGTCGGTGTCGCCTGGCGCGCCAGTTTTCCACGTCCGCAGGCGATCGATGTGCTGGTGGATGCGATCTCCCGGTTCGAACCTGCAGGTAATCAATGA
- a CDS encoding DUF6701 domain-containing protein has protein sequence MKWRYIGLITVLVAGTASAAPKKGGSGVSIDCSSSDSGVINELVPQGTAGPIRYIEVAVLGESAVDVSGWQLCTSDQGKSPDCRGYGSGNMIVGAFDSSSQTYDSGITSHTPKEYLSSAQTLSSNEWEVLLLDGSGKALDYAHFCKDSCKKSTYWEVPAACTNDLGGGGDNKVILARMPDGEGGFVEVDDPTPGSNNNGEPDADVDHYAISHSGSGVTCLRETVTISAHGDASHGTVDAAQSVITLSTSHGKGDWVGIASGSGALDNGSAGDGVATYSFAEGEQSVQLLFEYIDLTSGSETFSFNVTDGTSTETSGEATAADDPSITFSTAELRFVDASGNELIPTQISGKSSADSPFSEQLFLQAVRASDGDASVCTAAVSGTQTIQVAAQCQNPDICVAGQQLSLQSDTNPAVDISLNSASPAVPASYADVQMSFDAEAKAPFHFTYSDAGQIQLYARFDGSETGVVMSGSSNLFVVRPFGFGFGRIYTTEKDNPGGDELFGEGFVAAGRDFSVELNAYAYDASDDDDGSGNFDGIPQPDADLSDNAVTPNYTGTVQLSVYEFTPLGGVEGNLDGDSGLLLDTYSNRAGAYATAVLQYDEVGSMTLRADHNDYLGAADADISGFSPKTGRFYPDHFFLTDKSLTLSCSGFVYMQQPYASLEYRVEARAADDSVTENYDIALYNTDNLALTAEDSDDGNALSRISADGASLSGWTAGVVDLTDKTSGGGADDSVRTLRFIRNGGAEGLEDGPFSQVQLGLTSTEVSGGFSDGVRFHADQLDTDPASAGACAGSCTAISLGDEHQALYGRLLLQSAHGPETQDLPVPFAVEYWNGSRFVTNGSDSCSRIPLSDISFDGGIIAVDNSSRTVTVGDGSTLGTLNIDGTDALAGSGDFGLVFSAPGASGGGTDYTGYFPVGISSLDEWLRYDWNQDGAAGDVTLPDAIITFGRARGNDRVIFWREP, from the coding sequence ATGAAGTGGCGCTATATCGGACTTATCACTGTTCTGGTTGCGGGAACCGCAAGCGCTGCTCCGAAGAAAGGCGGCTCTGGGGTCAGTATTGATTGCAGCAGCAGCGATTCGGGCGTAATTAACGAGCTGGTGCCGCAGGGCACGGCGGGGCCGATCCGTTATATCGAGGTGGCGGTTTTGGGCGAATCCGCAGTGGATGTGTCCGGCTGGCAACTCTGCACCAGCGATCAGGGTAAATCCCCCGACTGCCGGGGCTACGGCAGTGGCAATATGATTGTCGGTGCCTTCGACAGCAGTAGCCAGACCTACGACAGCGGCATAACCTCGCACACACCCAAAGAGTATCTCAGTTCCGCTCAGACTCTCAGTTCTAATGAGTGGGAGGTGCTGTTGCTGGATGGTTCAGGCAAGGCGCTGGATTATGCCCATTTCTGTAAGGACAGTTGCAAAAAGAGCACCTATTGGGAGGTGCCTGCTGCATGCACCAATGATCTGGGTGGCGGGGGAGATAACAAAGTAATTCTGGCGCGTATGCCCGATGGTGAAGGAGGCTTCGTTGAGGTCGATGACCCGACGCCGGGCAGTAACAACAATGGTGAGCCGGATGCCGATGTAGATCACTACGCTATTAGCCACTCCGGTAGCGGAGTGACCTGTCTGCGGGAAACCGTGACGATCAGCGCTCACGGTGACGCCAGCCACGGCACTGTAGATGCCGCGCAATCGGTCATTACGCTGTCCACCTCCCATGGCAAAGGCGATTGGGTTGGAATTGCCAGCGGCAGCGGCGCACTGGATAACGGCAGCGCCGGAGATGGGGTGGCAACCTACAGTTTTGCTGAAGGCGAGCAGAGCGTACAACTGCTGTTTGAGTACATCGATCTGACCTCAGGCAGTGAAACTTTCTCCTTTAACGTGACTGACGGAACGTCAACTGAGACCAGTGGCGAAGCCACGGCGGCGGATGACCCGTCGATCACTTTCAGCACCGCGGAATTGAGGTTTGTTGACGCCTCCGGCAATGAGCTGATACCGACCCAGATCTCCGGGAAATCCTCCGCAGACTCCCCGTTTTCAGAGCAACTCTTTTTGCAGGCGGTCCGTGCTTCCGATGGCGATGCTTCGGTCTGTACGGCTGCTGTATCAGGCACCCAAACGATTCAGGTGGCCGCGCAGTGTCAGAATCCCGATATCTGTGTCGCGGGGCAGCAGTTGAGCCTGCAGAGTGATACCAATCCCGCTGTGGATATCTCGCTTAATTCAGCCTCTCCGGCAGTCCCTGCCAGTTACGCAGATGTGCAGATGAGCTTCGATGCCGAAGCCAAAGCACCCTTCCACTTCACCTACAGCGATGCCGGCCAGATACAGCTATATGCCCGCTTTGACGGCTCGGAAACCGGTGTGGTTATGAGCGGTAGCTCCAATCTGTTTGTAGTGCGTCCCTTCGGCTTCGGATTCGGTCGGATCTATACCACAGAGAAAGATAATCCGGGTGGTGATGAATTGTTTGGCGAGGGCTTTGTTGCAGCCGGACGCGATTTCAGTGTCGAGCTCAATGCCTATGCCTATGATGCTTCTGACGACGATGATGGCAGCGGAAACTTCGATGGTATTCCGCAGCCGGATGCAGATCTGTCAGATAATGCGGTAACGCCTAACTATACAGGTACTGTTCAGCTCTCAGTGTACGAATTTACCCCGCTGGGTGGGGTTGAGGGTAACCTTGATGGCGATAGCGGCTTGCTGCTGGATACCTACAGCAACCGAGCGGGAGCCTATGCAACTGCGGTGCTGCAATATGATGAAGTGGGCAGTATGACCCTGCGGGCAGATCACAACGACTATCTGGGCGCAGCCGATGCGGATATCAGCGGTTTCTCACCAAAAACCGGTCGATTCTATCCGGATCACTTCTTCCTCACGGACAAATCGCTGACCCTGAGCTGCAGTGGTTTTGTCTATATGCAGCAGCCCTATGCCAGTCTTGAGTATCGGGTGGAGGCCCGGGCGGCGGATGACTCCGTCACCGAGAACTACGATATTGCGCTCTATAACACCGATAACCTCGCACTCACCGCAGAAGACAGTGATGATGGTAATGCGTTGAGCCGGATTAGCGCGGATGGCGCTTCATTGAGTGGCTGGACCGCAGGTGTCGTTGATCTGACGGATAAAACCTCCGGTGGTGGTGCCGATGATTCGGTCAGGACACTACGCTTTATCCGTAACGGTGGTGCCGAGGGTCTGGAAGATGGCCCGTTCAGTCAGGTGCAGTTAGGGCTGACCAGTACAGAGGTATCCGGTGGTTTCAGTGATGGGGTTCGGTTTCATGCGGATCAGCTGGATACAGATCCGGCCAGTGCGGGCGCCTGTGCGGGAAGTTGTACCGCCATCTCACTGGGTGATGAGCATCAGGCGCTCTATGGTCGCTTGCTGTTGCAGTCTGCGCATGGCCCGGAAACTCAGGATCTGCCGGTTCCGTTTGCTGTAGAGTATTGGAACGGCAGTCGTTTTGTGACCAATGGCAGTGACAGTTGCAGCCGGATACCCCTGTCGGATATCAGCTTTGACGGCGGGATAATCGCTGTGGATAACTCTTCACGTACCGTGACGGTGGGTGATGGTTCTACACTGGGTACGCTGAATATTGATGGCACGGATGCACTGGCAGGCAGCGGTGATTTCGGTCTGGTGTTCAGCGCACCGGGTGCCAGCGGCGGCGGTACCGATTACACCGGATATTTTCCGGTGGGAATCAGTTCACTGGATGAGTGGCTTCGCTACGACTGGAATCAGGATGGTGCGGCGGGTGATGTTACGCTGCCTGACGCGATCATCACCTTTGGCCGGGCGCGAGGGAATGACCGGGTGATCTTCTGGCGCGAGCCTTAG
- the ppk1 gene encoding polyphosphate kinase 1, which produces MVELVEQNEAAVALLESRENVAITEQEVEETPVDLKAPELYINRELSHLQFNIRVLEQALEEQHPLLERLMFLLIFSSNLDEFFEIRVADQITQLKYGREAVGPDAMHPRTVLERISEICHLIVERQYKILNDIIFPEMEKENIHFIRRHLWTPEQREWIRTYFEEKVVPVISPVGLDPSHPFPRLVNKSLNFIVELDGKDAFGRETGMAIIPAPRSLPRLIRLPDELCDGGDNLIFLSSIIHEFADELFPGMTVDGCYQFRITRNADMTFDVEEVEDLANTLRGELHSRKYGDAVRLEVDQRTPEELIEFLQREFKLDESQTYRVDGPVNLTRLMAVRDLVERNDLRWKPFTPGVPGKLKGESVFDALKANDQLLLHPFQSFTPVVDLLRQAAKDPDVVAIKQTLYRTGVKSDIVNALVEAARSGKEVTVVIELRARFDEESNLHLASRLQEAGCLVVYGVVGYKCHAKAMLIVREEGNQLVRYSHLGTGNYHSGTARLYTDYSFLTADQEVGEDVHKVFQQLTGMGKIQKLKKLYNAPFTLHAKMIEAIRNETRLANSGKPGHIMVKVNGLTEPKMIRALYEASAAGVKVELIIRGMCRLRPGIEGLSENIHVRSIIGRFLEHTRVYYFGNNGKPEVFCASADWMERNMLNRVETGFQLFGKHAERLKRELDYYMQDNCQSWELQADGSYIQNQPAEGEEPFSAQQALMDEFAK; this is translated from the coding sequence ATGGTTGAGTTAGTAGAACAGAATGAAGCGGCGGTTGCTCTGCTTGAGAGCCGGGAAAATGTTGCCATCACCGAGCAGGAGGTGGAGGAAACGCCGGTTGACCTCAAGGCGCCCGAGCTTTACATCAACCGAGAGCTGAGCCACCTGCAGTTCAATATCCGGGTACTGGAACAGGCGCTGGAGGAGCAGCACCCGCTGCTGGAGCGTCTGATGTTCCTGCTGATCTTCTCCAGCAATCTGGATGAGTTCTTTGAGATCCGCGTGGCGGATCAGATCACCCAGCTCAAGTATGGTCGTGAAGCGGTCGGGCCGGATGCGATGCATCCGCGCACCGTGCTGGAACGAATCAGCGAGATCTGCCACCTGATCGTTGAGCGTCAGTACAAGATTCTTAACGACATCATCTTCCCGGAGATGGAGAAGGAGAATATCCACTTCATCCGTCGTCATCTGTGGACGCCGGAGCAGCGTGAGTGGATTCGTACCTACTTTGAAGAGAAGGTGGTTCCGGTGATCAGCCCGGTCGGACTCGACCCGTCACACCCGTTCCCGCGTCTGGTGAACAAAAGCCTTAACTTCATCGTTGAGCTGGATGGTAAAGATGCGTTTGGCCGTGAAACCGGCATGGCGATTATTCCTGCACCGCGTTCCCTGCCGCGTCTGATCCGCCTGCCGGATGAGCTCTGTGATGGGGGCGATAACCTGATCTTCCTCTCCTCGATTATCCACGAATTTGCCGATGAGCTGTTCCCGGGGATGACCGTGGATGGCTGCTACCAGTTCCGTATCACCCGTAATGCGGATATGACCTTCGATGTGGAAGAGGTTGAGGATCTGGCGAACACCCTGCGTGGTGAACTGCATTCGCGTAAATACGGTGATGCGGTGCGTCTTGAGGTGGATCAGCGCACACCTGAGGAGCTGATTGAGTTCCTGCAGCGCGAGTTCAAGCTGGATGAATCGCAGACCTACCGCGTTGATGGGCCGGTTAACCTGACCCGACTGATGGCCGTGCGTGATCTGGTGGAGCGCAATGATCTGCGCTGGAAACCGTTTACTCCGGGTGTGCCGGGTAAGCTGAAGGGTGAGAGCGTATTTGATGCGCTGAAAGCCAACGACCAGCTCTTGCTGCATCCATTCCAGTCCTTTACCCCGGTTGTCGATCTGTTGCGTCAGGCGGCGAAAGATCCGGATGTAGTGGCGATCAAACAGACGCTGTACCGTACCGGGGTTAAATCCGACATCGTTAACGCACTGGTGGAAGCGGCGCGTAGCGGTAAAGAGGTCACCGTAGTCATTGAACTGCGGGCCCGGTTTGATGAAGAAAGTAACCTGCATCTGGCCTCCCGTCTGCAGGAAGCCGGCTGTCTGGTGGTATACGGGGTGGTTGGCTATAAGTGTCACGCCAAGGCGATGCTGATTGTGCGTGAAGAGGGTAACCAACTGGTGCGTTACTCCCATCTGGGGACGGGTAACTACCACTCGGGTACGGCCCGCCTCTACACCGATTACAGCTTCCTCACCGCCGATCAGGAGGTGGGGGAAGATGTGCATAAGGTATTCCAGCAGCTCACCGGAATGGGCAAGATCCAGAAGCTGAAAAAACTCTACAATGCGCCTTTTACGCTGCACGCCAAAATGATTGAGGCGATTCGCAACGAAACCCGTCTGGCAAATTCCGGCAAACCCGGCCATATCATGGTTAAGGTCAACGGGCTGACAGAACCGAAGATGATTCGTGCGTTGTATGAAGCGTCTGCGGCGGGGGTTAAAGTTGAGCTGATCATCCGCGGCATGTGCCGTCTGCGTCCGGGTATTGAAGGGCTGTCAGAGAATATCCATGTACGCTCGATTATCGGCCGTTTTCTGGAACATACCCGGGTTTACTACTTCGGTAATAACGGTAAACCTGAAGTGTTCTGCGCCAGTGCCGACTGGATGGAGCGCAACATGCTGAACCGTGTAGAAACCGGCTTCCAGTTGTTTGGCAAGCATGCGGAACGACTCAAGCGTGAACTGGATTACTACATGCAGGACAACTGTCAGAGCTGGGAGCTGCAGGCCGACGGCAGCTATATCCAGAATCAGCCGGCTGAGGGCGAAGAGCCTTTCTCCGCCCAGCAGGCACTGATGGATGAGTTTGCGAAGTAA
- the coaD gene encoding pantetheine-phosphate adenylyltransferase produces MNTAVYPGTFDPITNGHSDLVERAARLFDKVVIAIAESPNKRPLLPLEKRVELVSEVTSHLDNIEIVGFDCLLAELLEQQNANIILRGLRAVSDFEYEFQLAAMNRHLAPSVESIFLTPAEHLSFVSSTLIREISSLGGDVSKFVHPAVQKALLEHHGH; encoded by the coding sequence ATGAATACAGCTGTATACCCGGGTACATTCGATCCAATCACCAACGGTCATTCCGATCTGGTGGAGCGCGCAGCCAGACTTTTCGACAAGGTCGTTATAGCGATTGCTGAGAGTCCGAACAAGCGTCCTCTCCTCCCTCTGGAGAAGCGTGTGGAATTGGTGTCAGAGGTAACATCTCACCTTGATAACATTGAGATTGTTGGCTTTGATTGTCTGTTAGCAGAACTACTTGAGCAACAAAACGCAAACATCATTTTGCGTGGCCTGCGCGCGGTGTCGGATTTCGAATACGAGTTCCAGCTTGCTGCGATGAACCGGCACCTGGCGCCCAGCGTAGAAAGCATATTTTTAACACCGGCAGAGCACCTGTCTTTTGTCTCCTCCACACTGATCAGAGAGATCTCCAGTCTGGGCGGCGACGTAAGCAAGTTTGTGCATCCGGCGGTGCAAAAGGCCCTGCTTGAGCACCATGGCCATTAA